A genomic region of Halomonas aestuarii contains the following coding sequences:
- a CDS encoding Bug family tripartite tricarboxylate transporter substrate binding protein, whose protein sequence is MKHATRGMAASALLGLGLVAGMPAHALPISECIAPADPGGGWDFTCRSVGKLLLDLELVDSPVQVTNMPGGVGAVAFANVASNRADDSDLVVATSTVGMTQIAQGKYPGGADTMRWLGMLGTDVGVILVDDDSVYETLDQLLETIVEDPGALAVAGSSGAGGWDHIRALMLAKAAGMPGDQIASLRWVQFDGGGPAVTQMMGGHVDVVSTDLGEIAGFIESGDVRVLAVLSEEPLPEPFADLPTAASQGYDVAGYNWRGFYTGGEVSDEDYAAMVDDLQALYDSDAWKEVAQQNGLVPLWRGGDEFDAFVRESIDEVEAISREIGVIQ, encoded by the coding sequence ATGAAGCACGCCACTCGAGGAATGGCCGCCTCGGCCCTGCTGGGCCTCGGCCTGGTCGCCGGCATGCCGGCACATGCGCTGCCCATCAGCGAGTGTATCGCCCCCGCGGATCCCGGCGGCGGCTGGGACTTCACCTGCCGCTCGGTGGGCAAGCTGCTGCTCGACCTGGAGCTGGTAGACAGCCCGGTGCAGGTTACCAACATGCCGGGTGGCGTAGGCGCCGTGGCCTTCGCCAATGTCGCCAGTAATCGTGCCGACGACAGCGACCTGGTCGTTGCCACCAGTACCGTGGGGATGACCCAGATCGCCCAGGGCAAGTATCCCGGCGGCGCCGACACCATGCGCTGGCTCGGCATGCTCGGCACCGACGTCGGGGTGATCCTGGTCGATGATGATAGCGTGTACGAGACCCTCGACCAGCTGCTCGAGACAATAGTCGAGGATCCGGGTGCCCTGGCCGTTGCCGGCTCCAGCGGTGCCGGCGGCTGGGACCATATCCGTGCGCTGATGCTGGCCAAGGCGGCCGGTATGCCGGGTGATCAGATCGCCAGCCTGCGCTGGGTGCAGTTCGACGGTGGCGGTCCGGCCGTGACCCAGATGATGGGCGGCCACGTGGATGTGGTCTCCACGGATCTGGGGGAGATCGCCGGTTTCATCGAGTCGGGGGACGTGCGCGTGCTGGCGGTGCTCTCCGAGGAGCCGCTGCCCGAGCCCTTCGCCGACCTGCCCACCGCCGCCTCTCAGGGCTATGACGTCGCCGGCTACAACTGGCGTGGCTTCTACACCGGTGGCGAGGTGTCCGACGAGGACTATGCCGCCATGGTGGATGACCTCCAGGCGCTCTATGACAGCGATGCCTGGAAGGAGGTCGCCCAGCAGAACGGCCTGGTGCCGCTGTGGCGTGGCGGTGACGAGTTCGATGCCTTCGTCCGCGAGTCCATCGACGAGGTCGAGGCCATCTCCCGGGAGATCGGGGTCATCCAGTGA
- a CDS encoding CaiB/BaiF CoA transferase family protein: protein MSDHHPPASGSLSGIRVIDLTRVISGPFCTQILGDHGAEVIKVESPGHGDVLRAQGNMVNGFSWYFAQFNRNKRSLTLDLRQEAGRAVLHRLLEGADVLVENFRPGVLAKMGLDDESLRAHYPHLVVGRINGFGSTGPYRDRPAYDFIAQAMSGFMGVNGPADGEPMRAAPPISDMVASQNLAFGICAALVRRERSGQGDIVETALTNGLIGMMGYLAAEFFATDQLPARTGNDHPMLYPYGLFRASDGEVAIAPSSDTMVERLLKALDLLHLLEDERFADNTRRMANREALRECLTAVTETRSVDAWIDHLNRAGVPCGRVHDLRETFADPQVQAQQMRIELDQGELGRIPVTGFPVKMQGAPAAVHHPVPRLGEHTREVLAELGFDEDELKSLEAQGVI, encoded by the coding sequence ATGTCCGACCATCATCCCCCAGCTTCGGGCTCTCTCTCCGGGATCCGCGTCATCGACCTGACCCGGGTGATCTCCGGGCCCTTCTGCACCCAGATACTCGGCGACCACGGCGCCGAGGTGATCAAGGTCGAATCGCCGGGGCATGGCGACGTCCTGCGCGCACAAGGCAACATGGTCAATGGCTTCAGCTGGTACTTCGCGCAGTTCAATCGCAACAAGCGCTCCCTGACCCTGGACCTGCGCCAGGAGGCGGGCAGGGCCGTGCTGCACCGGCTGCTGGAGGGGGCCGATGTGCTGGTGGAGAACTTCCGGCCCGGTGTGCTGGCGAAGATGGGCCTCGATGACGAGAGCCTGCGCGCGCACTACCCGCATCTGGTGGTCGGGCGCATCAACGGTTTCGGTTCCACCGGCCCCTATCGCGACCGCCCGGCCTACGACTTCATTGCCCAGGCCATGAGCGGCTTCATGGGCGTCAATGGCCCGGCCGACGGCGAGCCCATGCGGGCGGCCCCGCCCATCAGCGACATGGTGGCCAGCCAGAACCTGGCGTTCGGCATCTGTGCCGCCCTGGTCCGCCGCGAACGCAGCGGCCAGGGCGACATCGTCGAGACCGCCCTGACCAACGGGCTGATCGGCATGATGGGCTACCTGGCCGCGGAATTCTTCGCCACCGACCAACTGCCGGCCCGCACGGGCAACGACCACCCGATGCTGTATCCCTATGGCCTCTTCCGGGCCAGCGATGGCGAGGTGGCCATCGCGCCGAGCAGCGACACCATGGTGGAGCGACTGCTCAAGGCCCTGGACTTGCTGCACCTGCTGGAAGACGAGCGGTTTGCCGACAACACCCGTCGCATGGCCAACCGGGAGGCGCTGCGCGAGTGCCTCACGGCGGTGACCGAGACGCGCAGCGTCGATGCCTGGATCGACCACCTCAACCGGGCCGGGGTGCCCTGCGGACGTGTCCACGACCTGCGCGAGACCTTTGCGGATCCCCAGGTCCAGGCGCAGCAGATGCGGATCGAGCTCGACCAAGGGGAGCTCGGGCGGATTCCCGTGACCGGCTTTCCGGTGAAGATGCAGGGGGCACCGGCAGCGGTGCACCATCCCGTGCCTCGTCTCGGCGAGCACACCCGCGAGGTTCTGGCGGAGCTCGGCTTCGATGAAGACGAGTTGAAGTCCCTGGAGGCCCAGGGCGTCATTTGA
- a CDS encoding hydroxymethylglutaryl-CoA lyase, which produces MPDASEAVPARVQVTEVGLRDGLQNEPVLLPTEDKARLARALVAAGVRQFELTSFVSPRAVPALADAAELVSALRQIPDLHLSALVPNLRGAERALAAGVDAVVLFVSASATHNAKNVNCSIDDSLARFEQISRRLEGSGIEVRGAIATAFGCPFEGEVDVRAVGRIARHFADLGASRLSLGDTTGMATPPLVTERVRHLREVTPSLPPTLHFHNTRGIGLANVMQGLWLGVDRYESSIGGLGGCPFAPGASGNIASEDMVYLLDEMGIETGIDLEGMIEAGRLAARLMGRELPAQVTKAGPRLALGDCADVPTARG; this is translated from the coding sequence ATGCCCGACGCATCAGAGGCGGTTCCGGCGCGTGTCCAGGTCACCGAGGTGGGCCTGCGCGACGGCTTGCAGAATGAGCCCGTGCTGCTCCCCACCGAGGACAAGGCAAGGCTGGCCAGGGCGCTGGTGGCGGCGGGCGTCAGGCAGTTCGAGCTGACCTCCTTCGTCAGTCCCCGAGCCGTGCCGGCACTGGCCGATGCCGCCGAACTGGTCTCGGCCCTGCGCCAGATTCCGGACCTGCACCTCTCCGCGCTGGTCCCGAACCTTCGGGGCGCCGAGCGCGCCCTGGCGGCGGGCGTCGATGCGGTGGTGCTGTTTGTCTCCGCCTCTGCCACGCACAACGCCAAGAACGTCAATTGCTCCATCGACGACTCCCTGGCGAGGTTCGAGCAGATTTCCCGCCGCCTCGAGGGCAGCGGAATCGAGGTACGGGGGGCCATCGCCACCGCCTTCGGCTGCCCCTTCGAGGGAGAGGTCGACGTCCGCGCCGTGGGACGTATCGCCCGCCACTTCGCCGACCTCGGGGCGTCCCGGCTGTCACTGGGCGATACCACCGGCATGGCCACCCCGCCGCTGGTCACCGAGCGTGTCCGTCATCTGCGCGAGGTCACCCCCTCGCTCCCGCCGACCCTGCATTTCCACAACACCCGCGGCATCGGCCTGGCCAACGTCATGCAGGGCCTCTGGCTGGGCGTCGATCGCTACGAGAGCTCCATCGGCGGGCTCGGCGGCTGCCCCTTCGCCCCGGGGGCGTCGGGCAACATCGCCAGCGAGGACATGGTCTACCTGCTCGACGAAATGGGCATCGAGACCGGCATCGACCTCGAGGGCATGATCGAGGCCGGTCGTCTGGCCGCTCGCCTGATGGGGCGAGAGCTCCCCGCTCAAGTCACCAAGGCCGGGCCGCGCCTGGCCCTTGGCGACTGTGCCGATGTCCCTACCGCAAGAGGATGA
- the glnG gene encoding nitrogen regulation protein NR(I): protein MTDVARVVVVDDDRAIRWVLERALAQPDLEVESHERADRALERLLEDPPDVLVTDIRMPGLDGLDLMARVREVHPELPVIVMTAHSDLDSAVASYQGGAFEYLPKPFDVDEALALVRRAVAHARERQRPVTVPEGLDAEIIGEAPAMQEVFRAIGRLSHSHITVLINGESGTGKERVARALHQHSPRSGKPFIALNMAAIPKDLIESELFGHEKGAFTGATAQRQGRFEQANGGTLFLDEIGDMPADTQTRLLRVLADGEFYRVGGHTSVKVDVRIIAATHQNLETLVEDGRFREDLFHRLNVIRVHLPKLAERREDIPRLARHFLSEAAKELSTDIKVLTPEAEAHITRLPWPGNVRQLENTCRWLTVMASGREVLVEDLPPELREPGATEGAVGDWRTAFRDWADRALAAGHTHLLEEAVPDFERILIETALKHTGGRKGEAAELLGWGRNTLTRKLKTLLPALAED from the coding sequence ATGACTGATGTCGCACGTGTCGTGGTCGTCGACGACGATCGCGCCATCCGCTGGGTGCTCGAACGTGCCCTGGCCCAGCCCGACCTCGAGGTCGAGTCTCACGAGCGTGCCGATCGCGCCCTGGAGCGCCTGCTCGAGGACCCGCCCGACGTGCTGGTCACCGATATCCGCATGCCGGGGCTCGATGGCCTGGACCTGATGGCCCGGGTGCGCGAGGTGCATCCGGAGCTCCCGGTGATCGTGATGACCGCCCACTCCGACCTGGACAGCGCCGTGGCCTCCTATCAGGGGGGCGCCTTCGAGTACCTGCCCAAGCCCTTCGACGTGGACGAGGCGCTGGCCCTGGTGCGTCGGGCGGTGGCCCATGCCCGCGAGCGGCAGCGTCCGGTCACCGTGCCCGAGGGGCTGGATGCCGAGATCATCGGCGAGGCCCCGGCCATGCAGGAGGTGTTCCGCGCCATCGGCCGGCTGTCGCACTCCCACATCACGGTGCTGATCAACGGCGAGTCGGGCACCGGCAAGGAGCGGGTCGCGCGTGCCCTGCATCAACACAGCCCGCGCTCCGGTAAGCCCTTCATCGCGCTGAACATGGCCGCGATTCCCAAGGACCTGATCGAGTCGGAGCTGTTCGGCCACGAGAAGGGCGCCTTCACCGGTGCCACGGCCCAGCGCCAGGGGCGGTTCGAGCAGGCCAACGGCGGCACCCTCTTCCTCGACGAGATCGGCGACATGCCCGCCGACACCCAGACCCGCCTGCTGCGGGTCCTGGCCGACGGCGAGTTCTACCGGGTGGGCGGCCACACCTCGGTGAAGGTGGACGTGCGGATCATCGCCGCCACCCACCAGAACCTCGAGACCCTGGTGGAGGACGGGCGCTTCCGCGAGGACCTCTTCCATCGCCTCAACGTGATCCGCGTCCACCTGCCCAAGCTCGCCGAGCGCCGGGAGGACATCCCGCGGCTCGCGCGCCACTTCCTGTCCGAGGCGGCCAAGGAGCTCTCCACCGACATCAAGGTGCTCACCCCCGAGGCCGAGGCCCATATCACCCGGCTGCCCTGGCCGGGCAACGTCCGCCAGCTGGAGAACACCTGCCGCTGGCTGACCGTGATGGCCTCCGGTCGCGAGGTGCTGGTCGAGGACCTGCCGCCGGAGCTGCGCGAGCCCGGAGCCACCGAGGGCGCCGTCGGCGACTGGCGCACCGCCTTCCGGGACTGGGCCGACCGGGCGCTGGCCGCCGGCCACACCCACCTGCTCGAGGAGGCCGTGCCGGACTTCGAGCGGATCCTGATCGAGACCGCGCTCAAGCACACCGGCGGCCGCAAGGGCGAGGCCGCGGAGCTGCTGGGCTGGGGCCGCAACACCCTGACCCGGAAACTGAAGACGCTGCTGCCGGCACTGGCCGAGGACTGA
- the glnL gene encoding nitrogen regulation protein NR(II): MYQRLMEHLTTAVLLLDGELRLRWMNPAAEALLAISLSRLKGQPLPSLVTGEEDIGALLAKARDEFHPFTQREARLTLVTGEVLTVDYTVSPLSADELLLEVEPRDRLLRISREEALQTRQETIKVLARGLAHEVKNPLGGIRGAAQLLERDLDDPGLQEFTRIIIEEVDRLRDLVDSMLGPNRVMRHEPLNIHKVLERVRSLLIVEHPTVWIERDYDPSLPDLSGDESQMIQAVLNVARNAVEAMTEAGTASPRLVLRTRARRQFTLGAERHRLVCEVAIIDNGPGIPESLRETLFYPMVSGRAEGSGLGLSIAQSVLHQHQGLIECDSEPGHTQFRLLIPLEKRHD; this comes from the coding sequence ATGTATCAACGCTTGATGGAACATCTCACCACCGCGGTGCTGCTGCTCGATGGCGAGCTCCGGCTGCGCTGGATGAATCCGGCCGCGGAGGCGCTGCTGGCGATCAGCCTCAGCCGCCTGAAGGGGCAGCCCCTGCCCTCCCTGGTGACGGGCGAGGAGGACATCGGGGCCCTGCTCGCCAAGGCGCGTGACGAATTCCATCCGTTTACCCAGCGCGAGGCGCGCCTGACCCTGGTCACCGGCGAGGTCCTCACCGTCGACTACACGGTGTCGCCCCTCTCCGCGGATGAGCTGCTGCTCGAGGTGGAACCCCGCGACCGGCTGCTGCGGATCTCCCGCGAAGAGGCGCTGCAGACCCGCCAGGAGACCATCAAGGTGCTGGCCCGCGGGTTGGCCCACGAGGTCAAGAATCCCCTGGGCGGCATCCGCGGGGCGGCCCAGCTGCTGGAGCGCGACCTCGATGATCCCGGCCTGCAGGAGTTCACCCGCATCATCATCGAGGAGGTCGACCGCCTGCGGGACCTGGTCGATTCGATGCTGGGGCCCAACCGGGTCATGCGTCACGAGCCCCTCAACATTCACAAGGTGCTCGAGCGCGTCCGGTCGCTGCTCATCGTCGAGCACCCGACGGTATGGATCGAGCGCGACTACGACCCCAGCCTGCCGGACCTGTCCGGCGACGAGTCGCAGATGATCCAGGCGGTCCTCAACGTGGCCCGCAACGCCGTGGAGGCGATGACCGAGGCCGGCACCGCCTCGCCGAGGCTGGTGCTGCGGACGCGCGCCCGCCGCCAGTTCACCCTGGGCGCCGAACGTCACCGGCTGGTCTGCGAGGTGGCGATCATCGACAACGGCCCGGGGATTCCCGAGTCGCTGCGCGAGACGCTCTTCTACCCCATGGTCTCCGGCCGCGCCGAGGGCAGCGGCCTGGGGCTCTCCATCGCCCAGTCGGTCCTGCACCAGCACCAGGGGCTGATCGAGTGCGATTCGGAGCCCGGCCACACCCAATTCCGACTGCTGATTCCGCTGGAGAAGCGCCATGACTGA